The window GCGCGAGTCGCTCCTGGCCAGGATCCGCTCGGTCTCCTCGGAAGCAAGGAAATCCACCAGCTTCTTGCCCTCATCGCCATGAGGCGCTCCGCTGATCAAGCCCACCGAATTGGGAATCAGCAGCGTGCCGCCGTCGCCCAGATCGGGGTACGTCAGGTCGACCGGTTCACTGCGTTCCTGGCGGGCATACACGTCGTCGGTGTCGGTCATCCCGATGGCCAGGTTTCCGCTGCCCACCTGGCGGGCGACCGTGGCATTGCCGTCGAGCATTGGCCCGGAGAGTACCCCCTTGAGTCTCTGGAGGTACTCGATGTAGGCCGGCTCGCCCCAGAGGACATACATGGCCGCGAACTGCCCGCCGGTGGTGCCGAACTGAGGATTGGCCACGGCCAGGCGGCCGCGCCAACGGTCATCCGCCACGTCTCTCCAGCGGGTGGGCATTTCCTCTCTCTTGACGCGGTCGGTATTGAAGATGAGTACCCGAGCCCGCGATGCGAACGCCGTCCAGCAGCCATCGGCATCTCGATATCGATCGGGAATGCCGGCCGCTGGTGGGTGATACTCGGCCAGCAGTCCCTCGCGGGCCAGCTTGATGGTATGGAACAGCTCGCTGGACCAGAACACGTCTGCCCGGGGGCGATCCTTCTCCGCCCGGATACGGCGGACCAAACCGGTGGTCTTGCCCGCCTCGGTATCCAGCTTGAGCTGAACCTGAATACCGGTCTTCTTCGTGAAAGCGGCCACGACCTGGAGAGCGATCGGCTCATCCACGCTGCTGTAGAGTATGACACTGGGTGATGCGGGTTTAGAGTCACACCCGGCAAGACACCCTATCGCCAGGATGAAGGGGGATGCGAGGGCAGCAAGGCTCTGCCGCAAGGGAAGCTTGACGGCCGTGCAATGGACTGTAGGGCAAAAAACCATGGTCCGATGATCTCCCTCGCGGAGGTGGTCTCGACTCACCTCCGTTCGTTTCCCATACCAAACCGCCGGGCGGGACCCGGCGGCGCGCTGATGCTAACGCTGTGCTCAGACCTCGCACCGACGCCCCATTTGCTCACTTCTTCTCGGGCGTGGGCGGTTCGTCCTTGGCCGGTGGCGCGGTTTCACGGGCTCGTGTGAAGTAGTTCTTCACGCTGGACT of the Phycisphaerae bacterium genome contains:
- a CDS encoding extracellular solute-binding protein, translated to MVFCPTVHCTAVKLPLRQSLAALASPFILAIGCLAGCDSKPASPSVILYSSVDEPIALQVVAAFTKKTGIQVQLKLDTEAGKTTGLVRRIRAEKDRPRADVFWSSELFHTIKLAREGLLAEYHPPAAGIPDRYRDADGCWTAFASRARVLIFNTDRVKREEMPTRWRDVADDRWRGRLAVANPQFGTTGGQFAAMYVLWGEPAYIEYLQRLKGVLSGPMLDGNATVARQVGSGNLAIGMTDTDDVYARQERSEPVDLTYPDLGDGGTLLIPNSVGLISGAPHGDEGKKLVDFLASEETERILARSDSRNIPVRAKLRDEVGMQLPPETKVSFAEVADAMEPAIRLASEHLAQ